The DNA segment TCCCCAGAGCGAGGGCGACGAGGACGACCGCGGTTCCGACCGCGGTGGTCGCGACGCCCACCGGGCGGACGTCGCCAAGCGGGTTGTAGCCGATCTGTTTGGCCCCCCAGAGGTGGAACATCGGCATCGAGATGTAGCCCAACGAGGTCGCGATCGCAGCGCCCTCGATGCCGAACAGGGGAATAAACAGCAGGTTCAGCAGCAGGTTCATCACCGCCGCCGCCCCCGTCGCGAGGATCATGACCCGCATGTCTCCCCGTGCGTGGCTCACCGAGAGGATCGGCCGGGCGACGGCGAATCCGACGGTGCCGGGAAGCAACAACAGCAACGGCGCGATCGTCGGCTCGAACTCCGAGCCGTAGTAGCGCGGAACGAACTCGGCGGAGAGCACCGCGATCCCGATCGCCAGCAGCGTCGTCAACAGCAGTGTATAGCGCGTCGCCTTCGAGGCGAGGTCGGTGATCTTCTGGATTCGATCGCGGTGCCAGAGCTCCGAGGCTGACTGGATCATCACCGACTGGACCGCCTTCGGCGCGAGCCAGAGGAACTCCGCGAGCACGAGCGCCGCCTTGTAGTAGCCGACCTGAGCCTCGGTCGTGTACGCCTGGAGCATCAGCACGTCGACGTGATACAGCGACGTCAGCATGAAGATGTAGACGATCGAGAGGTTGTTGAAGCTGAGCAGTTCCTTCCGAGGGAACTCCTCGGGTGTGCGCTCGAACATCTTCGACAACGAGAGCTGTTTCGAGAGGAAGAGGGTTCCGATCGTCGTCGTGAGTGCGTCGGCGATGATGTGTCCCGCGAGCACGCCAGTCACCCCGTAGCCGAGATACGCGAGCGAGATCGCGAAGATGAAGAAGAACACCTTCTGTGCGACGTACAGGGGCTCCGAGATGTGTTCGAGTTTCAGCCCTAGCAGCGAGCGATGGGCGAACTCCCGGAACTGCGCCATTATCGTGACGATCGCGAGCAGGAAGAAGAAGAAGGCGTACTCCTCGCCGAGGGTTGCATCGACGATACCGATCTGGGCGACCACGAGCAACAGCGCGCTCGCGGCCAGCGCCAACACGGTCGCGACCCGGAAGTAGTAGCCGAAGACGTTGTCCTGCCACTCCGGTTCGTCGCGGTCCTCCGCGAGGTACTTGCGCGTCCCGCTGTCGACGCCGGAGCTGACGACGATCATCAGCAGCGCGAACACCGACATGACGGTCGCGTACGTCCCGTAGCCGGTCGGTCCGAGGATGCGGACCAGGATCGGCGTCATCACCGCTCCGAGCATCGCGACTGCGATGTTCGAGCCGGCGATCGAGATGAAGGCGGTGACGAGCGTCCGTCTCATTCGTGGAGGTCCGGTGTATGCATGGACAGGGGGCCGTTATCGCGGCGTGGTCAGCGATCGCGCGTGACGCTCTCTCCCGGCGCCGTCGTCGCGCCACACGAGAGCGTCACGCCGGGCGAGAGACTGGTGTTGATACCGGTCTTGGCGCCGTGGCCCGCGACGACGCCGAACTTCCGTCGTCCGGTCGAGACGCGGTCACCCTTGACGGTGAGTTTCACGTCGCCGCCGTCGTGGCGTAGGTTCGCGACGTTGGTTCCGGCGCCGAAGTTGACGTCGCGTCCCAGCACGCTGTCGCCGATATACGTGAGGTGCGGGACGTTCGTCCCGCGCATGATCACGCTGTTCTTCACCTCGACGGCCTGGCCAATATGGACGTCGCCCTCGAGCAGCGTCGCCCCTCGTACGTACGCGTTGGGACCGATCGTCGAGCCCGCGCCGACGTAGGCGGGCCCCTCGATCGTGACGCCCGACTCGATCTCCGCACCCTCCTCGACGACGACGCGGCCTTCGAGGGTGGCATCGTCGGCGACGTCGCCGTCGATCCGCCGCTCGTGCTCGCCCAGTAGGAGCTCGTTCGCCTCGAGCAGCTCCCAGGGCCGTCCGACGTCCATCCAGCGCTCGAGCTCGACGGGGGTGACGTCGTAATCCTCGATGACCCGTGCGAGTACGTCGGTGAGCTCGTGTTCGCCGCGCTCGCTCA comes from the Halalkalicoccus sp. CG83 genome and includes:
- a CDS encoding oligosaccharide flippase family protein, with protein sequence MRRTLVTAFISIAGSNIAVAMLGAVMTPILVRILGPTGYGTYATVMSVFALLMIVVSSGVDSGTRKYLAEDRDEPEWQDNVFGYYFRVATVLALAASALLLVVAQIGIVDATLGEEYAFFFFLLAIVTIMAQFREFAHRSLLGLKLEHISEPLYVAQKVFFFIFAISLAYLGYGVTGVLAGHIIADALTTTIGTLFLSKQLSLSKMFERTPEEFPRKELLSFNNLSIVYIFMLTSLYHVDVLMLQAYTTEAQVGYYKAALVLAEFLWLAPKAVQSVMIQSASELWHRDRIQKITDLASKATRYTLLLTTLLAIGIAVLSAEFVPRYYGSEFEPTIAPLLLLLPGTVGFAVARPILSVSHARGDMRVMILATGAAAVMNLLLNLLFIPLFGIEGAAIATSLGYISMPMFHLWGAKQIGYNPLGDVRPVGVATTAVGTAVVLVALALGIDYVIPETVVTVGLPLVGSVSIGAALIAFLLIPPIGLVVYAALTLLTGAIRPEEILSLLNGLPAPISDRAAALERWFVDSDETG
- the glmU gene encoding bifunctional sugar-1-phosphate nucleotidylyltransferase/acetyltransferase, which produces MQTVILAAGQGTRLRPLSELIPKPMLPVAGRPIAAHVADAAVAGGANELIFVTGYMGEVVEEHFGESYRGVPVSYATQEQQLGTAHAVAAAREHIEEEFAVLNGDNLYDPESIVELFGTGPGIGVFEVENPSNYGVLSVEGGRVTDIVEKPAEPPTNLANAGVYLFPAEARSYLDVPMSERGEHELTDVLARVIEDYDVTPVELERWMDVGRPWELLEANELLLGEHERRIDGDVADDATLEGRVVVEEGAEIESGVTIEGPAYVGAGSTIGPNAYVRGATLLEGDVHIGQAVEVKNSVIMRGTNVPHLTYIGDSVLGRDVNFGAGTNVANLRHDGGDVKLTVKGDRVSTGRRKFGVVAGHGAKTGINTSLSPGVTLSCGATTAPGESVTRDR